The DNA region ACCTTAATAGTATTCAATTATTTGATATGACACCATCCGGAGGAGTAAACCCATCATAGTCTCACATATATCTATCCACTGCTCTAATGATTTGTTTATATCAGCAGCACACACAGGAGATCCTATAACTTGGAGGCCTCACAAAATCTCAACATCCTGTAGGGTAAATGTCGCCTCACCAATAGGAAAGTGAAAAGTACGAGTTTCTGGATGCCATCGCTCTACTAGAATAGTAATAAGATCATGATCGAGTTGGATATATCCACACCGAATGACATCCTTAAACCTAGCTTCTTGCATGTGATACATTACATGCTCTGGTATATTATCAACATGTCTCCAAAAACTATTATCATATCTTCTTACTTTAAGTGGACCATCCTTGATTTCCCCATAAAATAGATCCGAAGATCTATGTTCTTTGTGTACGAATAACAAGTTTGGTATCAATGGGcctgaatttaaattataaactGGAGGTGATGTTATTTTAAACACcctgcaaaatttaaaaattaaaaacaatatTTAATTTATTCATAGCAGCATAAAGAACTGACAttaaccaaacaatatttgtaataaaaaaataaataaagacaaAAGTACAAAGTCTTATATCACAGCAACACCATAAAATAGAGTATAAATAAAGTTGTACAAGATTTCAAATCTCAAATAATATAAATGTATTTGACTTACTGAGATAcaatacaaaatactaatttccatCACATGATATTCACTTACTGAGAtacattatattaaaaaaaacatcaaCTATCGACTTCATTATCAACCCTAGGGTATCTATTTTGACAATTTCTCCTATTGTGACCAGTTTGGTGGCAACTTCCACATCTACGAGGTTCATCAGGGTGCCTCAGATCCACTCATTTTGTATTCGACTTTCACGTCTCCTACCTCGCCTATGATTGATCAATCTTGAGTAATCTGTTTGAATTTTCCAATTTAGATTTGTCCAATAATCCTTATGACGAATAGGATAAAAATTACCAAAATATTGTGTCATGTAAGTCTTTATGGTGTGAACTTCATCCACAAGGTCAATAGCATTATACCCTCTATGTCGGCAAATAGCAATTGCATGTAAACATGGAAATCTATGCATTTGCCACTTTCCACATGTGCAATCTTTTTCATAGTAAAGAACCGTGTGTACATGACCACCTTTATCATTCAATTGTCTTGTTGTTACAATCTTGTACACTCCATCTGCATAGTTAAACTCATCAATGTGATGTCCTTGTAATGTCTTTCAGCCTCCATGAATTTACTCCAATGATGTGGCGGGAGGGCTGTATTACAATGATGGGCTACCTGTTTATACCTTTAAAAAAGTTGAACAGTTCTATGAAATGACAAATCAATGCATACCTTAATTGACAACAATCTAGCCCCTCACAAAACATTGTTCAAACTCTCAGAATTATTTGTTGTGAGACATCCCCATCGATGGTTACCATCATAAGCAAGACTCCACCACCTTATATCAATATCTCTCAAATACTGCCATGCGGCTGGATCAAGTGCCCTAATCTGTCTCCTAAATCTGTTGAATTTCCGTCTTTGAGTACTACTGCCAGTAGCCCAACAATAATATTTCAAAGTGACATTCTTAAACTTTGTCATGAAATTACTTCGAACATGTCGAAGGCAAAATCTATGATATGCAATTGGTTCCTTCCATTCCTCTAAATTTGACATAGCATGAATAATACCATGGTGTCTATCAGAAATAACACATAATTGTCTATTTTGTGTCACATAATACCTGAATTGTTCAAAAAATCAACATCAACTAGCTATAGTCTCCTCATCTACTATAGCATAAGCAACAGGTAATATACGATTGTTTGCATCATTAGAAATAGCTATAAGCATCTTTCCGTTATAAGCCCTCGCAAATGTGTACCATCAACACTGATAACCAACCTACACATGTGGAATGCATCAATTACTAGTCCAAATGCCCAAAATATATATTTGAAGACTTTCACATTTTCAGTGCTATTGGGATTAGAATGCTCTAAGGTTGCAATATACGAAGGTAGTCCGACAAAATTACTTTCCGAATTTCCATAAACAATCTCTATGGTTTTTCTCCTCTCATGCCATGCCTTCTTGTATGaaacatcaacatgcaatgaCTGTTTACTATCAGCCTGGACATTTTTTTATAGGATATCCAGGGTTCACCTCAATTTGATGGATAATGTGAGACGCAATAATAGTTGAAGTCAAATTTCTATTATTATTGTCACTGATGGAGCCAAGGCAATTTGCATATTCACCCATCGAGTGATTTGCCATATCTTATGCGTCTTCTTATGAACTGCATGAATACACCAAAGACACGATGACTTATAATTCTCAGGTTCACTGTTAGAATCTGTTTGATGGCACCATTTTGCATTTTGCAACCTATGTGTTGATTCTACTTTCAACTACCTTAAACTCCCGATTTTGACTGATAGACCATAATGTCACAACTTTTCACAGTTGAGACTTGCTGTCAAATAACATTCCTAGCcgaatttgattttttgattcACTCCAAATATCAATATAAACATTATCTTCTCAATCTATATTGTCATCGTCATTTTTCTCCCCTATATCATTCATGAAGTGCATCACCATTTCATTATATGGTGGAATCTCACCACGATTAAGATGAGTATCATAATCACCATCATCAGGAGAGTTATCATCCATATGAATGCTCAAAATGTCCCCACCATCTTTAGAAAATTgagaatgaaaatattcattgcTCTGTGCCTCATCATCCAACTGCACATTCGGTGGCAATGGGAAAGGAATCATGGTATCATACATTAGAGATTCTACATGAGGAAGCTCAACAAAATCTTGAGATAGTAACGGAGGACCCATATCGATGTTTTCACTTACAGTAATCTGAACTGTAGGTTCAGATATCAAACTTGGTACATAATTCAGTTCAACAGATCCATTAGAAGATCCAACATGAGACATTGATCCCATAAAGTTATTAAGATGCACAACCATGCTCGTGTGTTCGGTTGACAATAATGTTTCCTGTTGGATAGAACTTTGCGGAATTTCTTCCATCTCAACATAGAAGTCAACCCAAAAATCTATAATGACTTATCATTCGTAGTAAGGGTGGATCTGGATTTCCCATTTTATTCATAATCCAAGATGATATTCagcttaaaatattttctatccACACCAACTTATTGACAAATCTCATCTACCATCTCGTCGTAACTCAATTTATGTTCAATCATTATGGTAGCGTCAGAGATAGATTGACCATGCTTAATTAAACCATTCTCATATTCAATCTTAGCTCCCCAAAACAAGCTCACATGAATTGAACAttctaaagtcatactaataagCCAAACAATCCTAATTATATGGTATATGCAATACATCAGTATATTACCTTATGaactattattttaaaaaaaggaaGACATTTTAGGCCATAAAATTCACTGTTGTTAAGCTGGAGAATAGTTCGATGCCGGTGGATGAGAATCGGGTCTTTATATTCGCAGTTGGGCCTTGCCTTCTAATACTTCACAACGAGTCGGACTTGCCTTATAATCCTTCACAATGAGGCACTTCGACATGGTCTGATTGGATAACTCATGGGGCGAGCGGGCACcgcgacaagaagaagaaggaggaggcggcGACGACGACAGTTTAGGGTTTAGACGCTCCGGTGTGGCTTGATCGGAATGCTCTTGGGGTGGACGGGTACTCTGAGAaaaaaaggaggaggagaggCGGCGACAACAACAGTTTAGGGTTTATTAGGCGTGTATATGAGACGTGAGAGAAACTCAGAAATATGAAAGTTACAGCTTCTGAGAGAAACTCAGAACTCACATTTTGTAATTACCATATTATAGATAATAAATATTTCCTATCAATATTCatgaaaataatataaataataagtTACAGCTTTCACATTTAAGAAATGCGAaagatataaaatttaaaaaatttgttttttttggaACGCCTGCTATTTCCATCTAGTTTTGCATTTGAAAGATGGGAAACCATATTAAGTTTCGCATTTTGCAAATGCGAAACACACAAAAAGGTAACTTCTCAAAAAATAAACACATTGTTCTTCATATTTTAAATATTGatatattttaagaatttttcctcAGATATAAGAGATGCTACTCTGCTTTGCCTACATTAATTATCATGCAGCCAGGATGTGTCTCCATTTTGTatgtttttcattattttttcatgatctttacaagcttggagtccaagtgaTAAGATGAACAATTTGCAAATCTGCTAAACATAGAAAAATTGTATTAAACTGTAGACTAAGATTGGCCAAGATTCAACCAAGTCTGAAAGTTCTACTTGTGAAGTTTAGTAGTCAGGAATTTTtatctctttaattttttttttttaaaatggacTAAATTGGATAATTCCCCCAAAATTTACACTTCTACGCTTGAACGGGCCGAGGACGACCCGCAAGGAAACGGGCTGCTTAAAGCCCACCCATCCTTTccggcctttgaaaaactcatttAGAATTTCCTTTTTAGGAAAACAAACCGGTACTGAATTAAAATATTCTCCTCAAATTGCAGTACCGTCCCTGGCAACGCAAGCTAGGGTTTTAGTCGAGCATTTGGGAAATTGTAGGCGGAGCGAGACAGCGCGGTCCAACTGCGAAGTAGCAATGGCGTCGACGAAGGTCCAGCGGATCATGACACAACCCATCGTATGCTTTTCCTTCATCTCTTCTTTCCAACCCTGCTTTTCTTTCTGTCTTTGCACATCTTATTAACTGTTTTCTGTGGCGTCTTTCGACTTAACCCTGAATTGGCGTGGGACTTCTTGCCGCAGAATCTAATTTTCAGGTTCCTACAAAGCGTAAGTTTGAGTCAGATACATTTAGTTGGTTTCGTTTACTTGTAACATTGTGTGTCggaattgcttattttgctggtACTTTGGTTTTGTCTCCAGAAAGCTCGCATTCAGATATGGCTCTTTGAGCAGAAGGATTTGAGGATTGAAGGACGCATTATTGTAAGCAATTTGCTTTGCCTTTTTTAGGGATtcatttatttttgttttgatgACGGTTGAATGTTGGTCGAATTATTATTCTTATTGTTGCTGTTTCCTGTGATTGGAAATTCTCTTTTTGTCTGTTAAGTACACATGTCAAAGTTTAAGACTATGGTTTTTTTTATGGTGCATCATGGTGGGATAGGAACTAAAAGAGAAGTGTAAAATCTTTCTTAATATTGTTAGAgctaaaagaattaagatatctccataatggtatgatattgtccactttgagtctaaattctcatggttttatttttgggctctattcAAAAGacttcataccaatagagatatctttctcttataaactcatgatcttttccatgtgcgtttaatgtgagactatgtttgcaatcttgtaactccaacaatctctctctcaAAAGAAGGACCACAGGGTCTCCTTCAAGCGGAAGGCCTTTTTGAGCCTATCCGTTTGATGTTCGATTCTTGACCCACTTGCCCCTCCGTCTAACCAACCTACTAGGGTTTCTTTGTCTAGctcaactaggacttccttcccCTCGGTCcaaccgacctactaggacttctttgtcTAGACGTAACTAGGAcatcctgcccctcggtccaaaCAACCTAttaagacttccttgcctagtcgcaactaggattTTTTGCCTAGTGTTTGGTCGTTTTGATCTAGATATGGGAGCCCCCACTACCTTCGTTAAAGGTCAATATTCCACCCATATGACTCGATTGAATCATGCCTCTTGTGCATAGTCAGCTGTTAGTCCTTCTGACAGTccaggctctaataccaattgttaggatcaaaaaaattaagatatctccacaatggtataatATTGTTCATTTTATAACTAATATTTTCTTTGGTCTTCCTTCACTTCATTCAAATAGATATTTATTGATCATCTTGGACATTCCCATACGATATCATATATTTCCGCTCTTTTAGCATTTAATGGTGGTATATCTTATAACTCTCAGatactaatttttttttcccTGGAAAAACTATCTTTTCTAGTTTTTTCTATCTATCCATTTTAGCACTCTCAAGTGTATTAACTTTCTGTATATGTTGCTTCCTAACAGTTCATCACTAATATCTGTCAAGTACAATGGGTTATTATCACAATCTTATCATTCTTTCCTTTTAGCCTAAGGAGCACCTTACAAAATATTCCAGAAGTATGTTGTTCGATTTGAATaccttatttttatatatattcatTCTGATGCTGGAGAACCCTGTGTCCATTGGTCTGGTAGACAATCTATGATCATTTCATCAGTGACCTCAATGGAAAAACTGTCATAATTTTGCTGATGGCCATTGTGGTTAATTTTGGATTTGTGTGGCAAATACTGTTTGGATGATGAGGGTGGGTTTCATTTCCAATTAAGTAAGGTGATTGCGTGTGAATTCTGTTGGAGTAATTCAAACTTAGAAATAATTTCTACAGAGACTAATATATACTCACATGATAATAATGTTGTTACCTTTCACCTATTTGCAGATGTGAAAAATCATCTTCTTTATATTTTTTGCTCCTTTGGCAAGAAATAAATGACATTTATATCAGAGAAACTAATTGATAAATTAGCACGTTGATGATGCTGTATTTTCTTTGAGAAACCTAGTCTTTTGCAATTGAACAGCCTATTTGATCAACTTACTTTAATATCCATCCACCGGTAGATTGCATGGACATTTTCACATGTCATATTGCTTACTTTAATCTGTTCAATTTTTTGAGCTATTATGTTAGCTATCGTTGTCACCTTTTGTAGCCTGTGGGTTGGCATTCCCATTAAACTGTGACTGTATGCATCATTGCTTACGTTGGGTGCCATTTGTCACATGCTAGAGCATCCACAATCTAATAATATTCTCCTACTATAACTATTCATATTACTAATTCGGCAACTGGAATATTTCCATGCATCCAGTCTCATTAGTTATGAATGTAAAGACCTAATTGCTACCTGAGGCAATTGAACCACTAATCATTGTTAGCCTCGATTAGGGAATCTTGAGGCATGCGCTATATAGCGTACACAGTTATTTTTTGTAGTTTGTCAAATTAGCTGCTTTCGCTTTGTTTAGCATTAACATCCAATGCTATGTTATTGGTATGTGCTGGACCTTATCTATATGTCGTACTTTTACTTGAAAAAGTTATATGTTCTGACCTTAAGAAATCTTCTATTATAGCAACAGTTTTTTTAATTCATCGAGAGAGTTCCATTTTTTTTAATACCAGTTGGTCTCGTCTAATTTATCTCATCTGACACTGTTACTTTCAATTCGTCATGTTTTTCGTGTACTATTTGTGATTGCCATCCTCAATTGATAATTGTAATCAACGATTATTATTGTTCTTTCAAAGCAAACATTTGTTTAGCTTGTTGCTTGTTCCACACAACACACTTAGCCAACACATGTACGCGTGCGCTTGCGCGCACACACAATATGCACAATTTTTTATATGCAGATTTAATTTGCATCAGGTGCAATCCAACACATTGAAGATCTTCCAAGTACCTATTCTCTTTATAGGATGGCTTGATGAAAATTACATGATGAAGAACCATCAATACTAAATTTGTCTATTAGTTACAATATGTTTCTTTTTATGGTTATGCAGGGCTTTGATGAATACATGAATCTTGTTCTTGAGGAAGCTGAAGAATTTAATGTCAAGAAGAACACCAGAAAGTCATTGGGTTAGTCACAAACATCCTCCTCTGACAGTTTGACTATTTTCTCCCACTGTTGTCTTTTCGCTTATAATATAGATGTATTCTTTTACATAGGGAGGATTCTGTTAAAAGGAGACAACATTACCTTGATGATGAATACGTAAGTATATAACCATAACTTCTCCAGTTTCTTGAATTTTCTATTACCATGAAGTTTAAGTTTATTCTTCATTTAACTTTCAGGGGTAAATGATTAGTTGACACCAGATGGATTGTTTAACCTGATGCAGTTTTACTAGCTGTCCCTGAGGAAACCATCGAATGTTCAATACTGTGTTGGCAATGAGTCTGTAATTTTACTGATTGTTCAAGATTATGGAAACTATCTTTATAATTCGTAGATGTCCTAACTTGTTCGCTTGAAATATGTCAGAAGCTACATTTAGTGACTTTGCTATTTttctttgttatctaatgtgcaagATTATGAAAAGTTTCTGAATATTTGTCTTTGTGCCGAAACTTGTGCCGCTGCAATATCTTGAAGATTTACAGTGTCTCTGGAGTCTTTGTTTGTTAGAATGTGTACGGTTATAATCCttttctggaaatttttgttGTTCTAACTTGTGTATTAAGGTATCAGTGCCTTACACAAGAATATTTGTCTTTGTGCCCAAACTTGTGCGGCTGCAATATCTTGAAGATTTACAGTGTCGCTGGAGTTTTGGTTTGTTAGAAGGTGCAAAGTGTACTGATGATGTAGCTTCGCTAGTGAAATGCCTAAGCAACTGATACATGATAGACCTTGTTGTAGATGCCTATTTTGTGCAGATGATTGTGATAGCATGGTTATATTCTTCCAAGTACCGCTGGATTGAAGAAAGAAAAACTATACTATTCCTTAAGATGCTGGCTGCTCTACTCCTTGCACTTCTCGGCTACTCCAACATATTGACTAGGGAGAATAAGGTGTAATGCATGACAGTGCTAGATGTCTTTTTCAGTATTTTCCCTGACACAGCTTGGAGATGTTTGAACTGAGGGATAGGTTCCCTAGCTAATACCCAAAATAAAAAAGCAGAGCCTTCTTTTCACGCCTTGCGAATCTCTTATTCTTCACAAGACTTGGAGGGTTCAGAGTTGATGAGGCTTATAGGATAGATGGAAATCCCCTATCCGTATGCAGTCTATAACATTTATCCACAACATGGTAGTGAAATATCAAGAACTAACTTTACGAATTATTATTTGTGTAATTAGGCTGAGAAAGGATCTAATGTGCTGATCCAGTTACATCTGAAAAATTGTTATGGGCAATAAGATTATTTGACTCTTGGGTAGACATGCATGATCTCCATGTAGGCTTTATCAGGCTATCAAGTTAGCCGATATCTTTACATGTTCATTAATCATTGCAGCATCATATTCAAAGACCCTAATATCTGAGAAAGGAGAGGAGATGCTTGGATGAGTTTTTTTAATTAGCGGTTGATCTAAAAACGCTGAGATTGTCTTTGCTAGCGCTTCTCTTTTTATCCTAATGGCCGATAAAAATTTTTCGTAAGGCCGAATCACCCCCCTCTAAAATTAGTCGGTGTAAGTGGGATGGATATCTGGTGCCAAAAACAGAAGATAAATGAGTCATTGTGCCTAAACGTTTGAGATAGTGATGGGAGTTCTAATGATAAATGGAAATTATGGTTTGAAATGatgaacaatcaatcaagaactCAAGAGGTTGTAGTGTCGTTGTGCATGCCAAGTGTTGCAGGAATAGAACATCACGTCTCAGGTTGCTGCTGCAATTCCAGAAGCCTTTTTCATATGTCTTGGTTTCCATCTGTTGGACATGAAACGTATCAGACAAAAGCTTCCATGGTCACAGTCCTTCTGTGCCTTCTCACCTGCAATTTTGTACTCCGACAAGGAATCTGTAGCCCACCCTTTCTCCCTTCAACCTGCTCCAGTGGAATCATTAATGATGGGGAAGAAGGAAAGCAGCAGCTCAGCCACAGCGAAAGCAAAGGCATGAGCAAGCAAAAAAGTAGAGAAACAGAGGGAGAAATTAAAAAAAGGCTcttctcttttctttacttttgctTTCTCTTTAGCATTTCAAGATGCCTAACTTTGTCTTGTTGCACTGAAACAATGTTTCCATCATATCGAAACTTCTAATCTTATTATAGAAGAcatttttttctttgattttttaGACTTCTTCGTTTATGTTCGCACTCAATTCTTTCAAAGAAACTCTTGCACGCCATTCTCTTACGCTATTACGTCTTAAGATCAACAAGAAAAAGTTGTTTTCTACCTACCTGGTACAGAAAAAGTGATGCGATTGTATGTGTTAGGCAACATTCAACTTTGTTAAATTTTATCCtcaaattcttcttcttcttcttcgaattACTACCTATGGCAGCACAGATCCAATAGTTTCTTTCTTCCTTCCACGATCTCATCGAAGAAATCATCCATTTGCCCCAAGAGATTCTCAGTTCCGGACTGAAGCATCCCAAACCAAGCCTTCAACCCCTCTGCTTTCTCCATTATGCCTCCTCCGGCGAAGTCCAGCTCACAACCGGCTCTCTCCAGTTCTTCCTGCAGCTCCTCAGCAGACGCCCTCGCCTGCCGAAACTCGTGCATGAGGATCCCCGGCCGGCTGTTGATTCTTTCCGTCTCTCCGACCATCCTCTGCTGCAGCCTCGCTATCGAGGCGGTGAAGCCGGCGCTGCAAAGCGTGGAGCTTTCCATGACGACCAAATCCGGCGAGCAGAAGATCGACCCCCACAGCAGGATCATTAGCAGCAGCGAGCTGGCGTTCCTCAGAGCGTAGAGTGCTCCCCGGAAGCCATTGAATCCGTTGTACCTTGATTCCATCGGCACGCGGTCGTCAAACCGGAGTGACGCCGGCTCGATCCGCGTCTCCGCCAAcactctattctcctcctccaaCCCCATGGCTTCCCTCCGGCAGATAGAGATTGCGCGCATCACCTTCACCGAACAGAGGCGGGGGGTTAAAATTCGCATCTTTGAGCTAATTAAAGAGAAAGCCAAGGAAAGATGACGAGCAGACCTGGCGAGTGAGGCGGGGACTATGGTCGTGCCGCCATTGGTCGATCGAGGAGAAGACATCGGCGCCGGTGGAGCAGTAACTCTCCAGGCCGGTGACGCCAAGCTTGATGACATGACACACGTCCCAAAGGCGGGAGCTTTCGTCCATGTACTCGTCGAGCCACTTGCCGCCGGCAGGGAGGCGGAGCTTCTGAACCAGGCAAGTGAACTGCAAGTGGAGCGAGCGGAGGAGGGCGACGGCGCCCTGCAGGAACTGGATAGACACGAAGGCGTCCGACGCCAGCGACCGGTCAAGCTCGTCGAGGCCGTGAATGAGATAGGAGAAGAAGCTGTCGACGGCGCCAGAGGAAGGCTTCATGGTTACGGCCCCAGCGGAAACAGGACCGAGTTGAGGAGTGTAAAAAGGGCGGAGGGAGGAGTTTATAGGTGGCGGAACTGGGGGAAGAGCTCAGCTTCCTAAAACAGCTTAAGAGGAGGTAGAGGCAAATGCAATGATGGCATGTGTCTGCCGTGGAGGGAGAAGGATGATTGGGAATCTGCATCGATGCATCCTCGTTTAATGGCAGAAAGTGGAGCGAGCCACGGAATCTGCCAAAACTAGCGAGCTCATGACTGTACTTCTGTTCGATCTCATTCATTGTCCTTCTTCTCTAGCACACCAGCACTCTCATTCCTTCCGCTCCCTGTTGAATCCTCCTCGGACAAAGGAGCCGAGCCGCTGCATCCGCGACTGTGGGTGTGGGAAGCCCAATTCCATGCTTTGACCGGGTTCGACCGAGTTCTCGGCTTTAATAACTCGTCACTATCCTTCCCTCCAACCATTCTCATTAAACTATCACAAAAAAGATCGAAGAAGCAGTTAATTGGGCATTCTATATGCCTACTGTTCCTCTTCGTACGAGTCCCCATGCTTGGGTTTCACTCATTCCGAGCAGGGGAATGATGGGTTTCCTTGTACCCGCCCAAATCTCTCTACCTTCCACCCGAATGCCCCCTCTTTTCTACCATCGTTTCCCCCCACTCCGAGGAAGACCGACTCAGTCTCCTAAGACCGCGGCAGTACTCCGCCTAATTGCTGCGGCGTTGTCTTCTACGCCTGTGCTCGTGGGCTCTCGGACTTGTGTGGTTAAACAGTCGGTTGGTTGCAGTCCATGGGGCTGGCGCCATCGGAGCCGTTCCATGGATGGTCGGGTGTAGCCGCGGTTGTAGGAGACAGGGCAGGGACACGACTGCGCCTCCGAGTACGAGCGTCAGCGGATCTAATCGCACCCGGTCCTTTAATGTTGGCCTCGGAAAGGGATGCGCCCGCGCAATTTCAAGAGCATGAATCATATTGTTACAGTGTCTTCATTTTGTCTAGCTTTAATCTATCAATTACTGAATTAACTTCGAGCTATCATCATTTAGCAAGCTTTTACTAATCACCCCGTAACAAGAACTGTCCGCTCATTATTTTTGTGACTTTGTTTTCAATCTCTCTTTATCACATGAAACTCTACTGTCATGTCCACCGAGAGTAGTAACATGGAAGACACCGATCGAATAAAAGCAAGATAGCGATAGCCAAAGCTCCTGACTGGC from Zingiber officinale cultivar Zhangliang chromosome 4B, Zo_v1.1, whole genome shotgun sequence includes:
- the LOC121974642 gene encoding small nuclear ribonucleoprotein E-like; translated protein: MASTKVQRIMTQPINLIFRFLQSKARIQIWLFEQKDLRIEGRIIGFDEYMNLVLEEAEEFNVKKNTRKSLGRILLKGDNITLMMNTGK
- the LOC121974641 gene encoding uncharacterized protein LOC121974641, whose protein sequence is MKPSSGAVDSFFSYLIHGLDELDRSLASDAFVSIQFLQGAVALLRSLHLQFTCLVQKLRLPAGGKWLDEYMDESSRLWDVCHVIKLGVTGLESYCSTGADVFSSIDQWRHDHSPRLTRQVMRAISICRREAMGLEEENRVLAETRIEPASLRFDDRVPMESRYNGFNGFRGALYALRNASSLLLMILLWGSIFCSPDLVVMESSTLCSAGFTASIARLQQRMVGETERINSRPGILMHEFRQARASAEELQEELERAGCELDFAGGGIMEKAEGLKAWFGMLQSGTENLLGQMDDFFDEIVEGRKKLLDLCCHR